Within the Oscillatoria sp. FACHB-1407 genome, the region ACTCCGATCATGCGGATATGTTGGCGCTAGCTGAGGAATTTGGGGTACGTCTATTTAATCGTGCTGACGATGCTGCTCAATCCTCTTTTCCCAAAACGGCGTACTGGCTGGATGGAAAGGCAAGATCAGAAGCTGAAATTGCTGAAAATCTCTATCCACTGGCGCAGCAAATTGCTCAAGATGTTGCCCTGCTCGATGAGGATTTTGATCAACACGCTCCACGTCTGGATCAACTCTCCGTCACAGACTACCTCAATCTCCACACTGACAAAATTCCGCAACCATTTATTCGCACGTTGATTGAACTCACGATTCGCACAGAATACGGTGTTGAACCGGAGGAATCTTCTGCGCTGCAACTTCTCTTCAACTTACCGACTGTCGATGGTAATGAGGCAGAACCAATTAGCAGCGACGAAGTGTTTCTGGTGGAAGGTGGCAGCAGCAATATTATCGATCGCCTTGCCCAGGAACTTTCTGGACAAATTCAAACGAATAAGCGATTGACAGAGCTAGCCGCTCAGGAAACAGGATTTCGGCTCACGTTTGCTGATCGCTCAGTTATTACTGCTGATTATGTGATTGTAGCAATTCCGTTTCCGGTGTTACGGCAGGTTCAGCTTCGCGTTGAATTGCCAGAAACGCTAAAACGCTTCATTCACGAAGTCAATCTCGGATCAAATGAAAAGATGCTGGCAGGATTTCGCACAAAGGTGTGGCAACAAGACAACGGCTTTATTGGAGAAGCCTGGAGCGATTTTGGTTTCTGTGCGGCTTGGGAAGATACACAACGCCAGACTGATCAAGTGGAGGGAGTGTTGACCTTTTTCTTAGGTGGTGAGGAAGTAATCTCCTCACTGACAGGTCGTGCTGATTGGCATGGCAAACAATTTGTCGAGCGAACAAACACCATAATTCCCGGCTTGAAGGATGCTGCTGGCGATCGCTTCCTTCGTACAAACTGGACACAAGATCCGCTCGTGCGCGGCGGTTACACCACTTTTAAGCCCGGACAATACACCGAATTTAGCGAGTGTTTGTACATCGAATCAGACGATCCCGACGAAGAACAAACTGTCCATGTTGGCAATCTTGTTTTTGCAGGTGAGCATCTCAGCGATGAATTCTACGGCTTTATGAATGGAGCGGCTCAAACCGGACGACTGGCAGCAGATGTAATCGTTAGGCGCATCTATGCCTCTTCTTAGTTTTCGACTCTACATCATAGTTCCACTCATGAGGTCACTCCATGTCTGTTGGATCTCGGATATTGCGATCGCTCCATGATCGATACGTCATGGCTCATCTGGCTCACTCTCATTCCATTCTCAAACGTGCTTGCTGGAAAAGCTATTACTGTCTACCCATTAATCCCTCAAAAGGAGACTCAAATGAACCTTAACCTTCGACCAAAACATACACTGTTTGTAGCAACCTTGTTGTTAACACTTGGACTTCGTGATCAACCGATCGCGCTTTCCCAGGCTGCCCCTTCTCATACCTCTAGTCATGAGCAAATATCTCATGAGAGTATAAATTCAGTTCCTTTGTTCAACAACTTAGGGAACTATCATTTCCCGATCTCTACTACCAATCCTCAGGCTCAGCAATACTTTAACCAGGGGCTTATCCTGGCGTATGGCTTTAACCATGCCGAAGCACTGCGATCGTTCCAACAAGCAGCTACCCTCGATCCCAATTGCGCTATCTGCTATTGGGGCGTGGCATATGTGCTGGGTCCTCATATCAATGCTGCAATGGAGGAGGATGCGATTCCAACCGCATGGGAAGCAATTCAAAAGGCGATCGCTCTAAGTCAACATGCCAGTGACAAAGAGCGAGCCTACATTAATGCTCTCGCTGCTCGTTACACGGCTGATCCTGTTGAAGATCGCTCTCCCCTCGACCTTGCCTATGCTAACGCTATGCGCGAGGTTTCCCAACGCTATCCAGATGATCTCGATGCAGTGACGCTATATGCTGAAGCCTTGATGGACACCACTCCCTGGGATTATTGGGAAGCAGACGGCACACCAAAACCGGAAGGCGCAGAGATTATTGCAACGCTAGAGTCTGTGCTGGAACGCAATCCCGATCATCCAGGGGCACTACATCTTTACATCCATGCTGTTGAAGCAGAACGTCCACAACTGGCTGCCGAAGCTGCCGATCGCCTCCGGGCATTGAATATCCAGACCGGACATCTGGTTCACATGCCGTCGCACATCTACATCCGCGTTGGACGCTATCACGATGCAGTCGCTGCTAATCAGGAAGCGGCAGCGACGGATGCTCACTACGCTCATCAACACCACCCCGAAGGCACCTACCGCGTTGCCTACATGCCGCACAACTACCACTTCCTCTGGTTTGCTGCTGTCATGGCAGGTCAGAAAGAAGTGGCACTGCAAGCTGCACGCCAAACCGCTGATCTCGTTGATCAATCCCTAATTAAGGAACCCGGTTACGGCACTTTGCAACACTATGCGGTTGTTCCACTCTATACCTGGATTAAATTTGGTATGTGGGACAAAATTTTGGCAGAACCTGCCCCGAATACCGAGCTGGTCTACCCAACTGGCGTTTGGCACTTTGCACGGGGTATGGCGTTCACTGCACAAGGACAACAGCAAGCCGCTTCCCAGGAGTTGGAAAAACTGAGGGCGATCGCAGCCGACCCTGCCTTGGAGGGCGTCACAATTTGGGATATCAACACGACAGCCCATTTGTTGGAAATTGCAACTGAGGTTCTGGCAG harbors:
- a CDS encoding flavin monoamine oxidase family protein, encoding MAHTPLFQMFTRVLQKARSQAHTTDCSTASASSPLKRRRFLKLTALAGGTTFASTILPRSLQAWNDSSPAIAIIGGGLAGLNAAYHLKKVGLTATVYEAKPRVGGRIQSIVGAISPGLVNDLGGCFINSDHADMLALAEEFGVRLFNRADDAAQSSFPKTAYWLDGKARSEAEIAENLYPLAQQIAQDVALLDEDFDQHAPRLDQLSVTDYLNLHTDKIPQPFIRTLIELTIRTEYGVEPEESSALQLLFNLPTVDGNEAEPISSDEVFLVEGGSSNIIDRLAQELSGQIQTNKRLTELAAQETGFRLTFADRSVITADYVIVAIPFPVLRQVQLRVELPETLKRFIHEVNLGSNEKMLAGFRTKVWQQDNGFIGEAWSDFGFCAAWEDTQRQTDQVEGVLTFFLGGEEVISSLTGRADWHGKQFVERTNTIIPGLKDAAGDRFLRTNWTQDPLVRGGYTTFKPGQYTEFSECLYIESDDPDEEQTVHVGNLVFAGEHLSDEFYGFMNGAAQTGRLAADVIVRRIYASS
- a CDS encoding tetratricopeptide repeat protein; this translates as MFNNLGNYHFPISTTNPQAQQYFNQGLILAYGFNHAEALRSFQQAATLDPNCAICYWGVAYVLGPHINAAMEEDAIPTAWEAIQKAIALSQHASDKERAYINALAARYTADPVEDRSPLDLAYANAMREVSQRYPDDLDAVTLYAEALMDTTPWDYWEADGTPKPEGAEIIATLESVLERNPDHPGALHLYIHAVEAERPQLAAEAADRLRALNIQTGHLVHMPSHIYIRVGRYHDAVAANQEAAATDAHYAHQHHPEGTYRVAYMPHNYHFLWFAAVMAGQKEVALQAARQTADLVDQSLIKEPGYGTLQHYAVVPLYTWIKFGMWDKILAEPAPNTELVYPTGVWHFARGMAFTAQGQQQAASQELEKLRAIAADPALEGVTIWDINTTAHLLEIATEVLAGELAAAQGNWEEAIAHLEKGVELEDSLNYDEPSPWYAPVRQMLGAVLLQAGRPTEAEQVYREDLALYPENGWSLYGLAQSLQAQGKLQEAEQVQSQFEQAWQHADVSITASRL